In the Caenorhabditis elegans chromosome X genome, one interval contains:
- the R08E3.3 gene encoding CCDC22 N-terminal domain-containing protein (Confirmed by transcript evidence), producing MEEADAFIRDACRHLECSFADEDEIEFSTPQIFEFLVRCIWKIDNSSKQTISSYVYPKVITTRLQLGNAISNYLQKFHIRGDTALHTVLYGNINNLRSAFIELIRKLPADAQEAVSLDQGHQFLESVVKHEKSQPEWVPVYCRGLNRNREWKLPNNTPETFPLCNFNKPIPNSDPRKWISQYINSSHTEKDFNFKLTKPALPPKPIFAKKVDKEEETVEEATEENNENLVLQAEYEQKLAEYKALQEKRSQFEEQNRELENKLSKYKPELIEALDDPEAYVQKLMGKIAELNKQMEEDTQIIENTKQANAQKKLQMREELKNLGTDDEEIRRIQEMEADLEGVDERIESNVMLAEKLRKKLSKIDDDVQSMYVLEQRSKELDAMVRKQEQDMVKMQEERHALRKQEERESEAVNRSFAIIYNILLQHCDHYRGRLAMESFTRIHLYCMEILEMLRENGALKQAVGILQSEIYVEEQKQYDKQFELLHQDYQEISDLNDQLFSEIRLKKPDFQMPTT from the exons ATGGAGGAAGCTGATGCTTTCATCAGAGACGCTTGCCGACATCTTGAGTG ctcGTTTGCTGATGAAGATGAAATAGAATTCAGCACACCtcagatttttgagtttttagtaag ATGTATTTGGAAAATAGATAATAGTAGTAAACAAACAATTTCGTCATATGTATATCCAAAAGTTATAACTACCAGGCTGCAACTTGGAAACGCAATTTCTAACTATCTGCAG aaatttcacatTCGCGGAGACACCGCCCTTCACACAGTTTTATACGGCAATATCAACAATCTTCGCAGTGCATTCATTGAACTGATAAGGAAATTGCCGGCCGACGCACAAGAGGCCGTTTCTCTAG ACCAGGGTCATCAGTTTCTGGAAAGTGTAGTCAAACACGAGAAATCACAACCAGAATGGGTTCCTGTGTACTGTCGTGGATTGAACAGAAATCGGGAATGGAAATTGCCAAAT aatactcCGGAAACCTTCCCACTTTGCAACTTCAATAAACCCATCCCAAACTCTGATCCTAGAAAATGGATTTCGCAATACATAAACTCCAGTCACACAGAGAAAGACTTCAACTTCAAGCTGACAAAGCCTGCACTTCCACCAAagccaatttttgccaaaaaagtcGATAAGGAAGAAGAAACTGTTGAAGAAGCGACggaagaaaataatgaaaacttAGTTTTACAAGCTGAATATGAGCAGAAACTTGCAGAGTATAAAGCT TTACAAGAGAAACGCTCGCAGTTTGAAGAGCAAAACAGAGAGCTCGAAAATAAGCTATCAAAATACAAGCCAGAACTTATTGAAGCTCTTGATGACCCAGAAGCATACGTTCAGAAGTTGATG ggcAAAATTGCTGAATTAAATAAGCAAATGGAAGAAGACACGCAGATAATTGAGAACACAAAACAAGCCAATGCTCAGAAGAAACTGCAAATGAGAGAGGAACTGAAAAACTTG GGTACGGATGATGAAGAAATAAGGCGAATTCAAGAAATGGAAGCAGATTTGGAAGGTGTTGATGAGAGGATTGAAAGTAACGTGATGTTAGCTGAAAAGCTT agaaagaagctgtcaaaaattgatgatgATGTGCAAAGCATGTACGTACTCGAGCAAAGAAGTAAAGAACTGGATGCGATGGTTCGGAAACAAGAGCAAGACATGGTGAAAATGCAAGAGGAACGGCATGCACTCCGAAAGCAAGAAGAACGAGAAAGCGAGGCGGTCAACAGATCGTTTGCTATCATCTACAATATTCTTCTTCAG CATTGCGATCATTATCGTGGACGCCTGGCCATGGAATCATTCACACGAATTCATTTGTATTGCATGGAGATTCTGGAGATGTTAAGAGAAAACGGTGCTCTGAAACAAGCAGTTGGAATCCTTCAATCAGAg atttatGTCGAGGAGCAGAAGCAGTACGACAAACAGTTTGAACTGTTGCATCAGGACTATCAAGAAATCAGCGACTTGAATGACCAactgttttctgaaatccgtCTCAAAAAGCCTGACTTCCAAATGCCAACCACCTAA
- the R08E3.3 gene encoding CCDC22 N-terminal domain-containing protein (Confirmed by transcript evidence), producing MEEADAFIRDACRHLECSFADEDEIEFSTPQIFEFLVRCIWKIDNSSKQTISSYVYPKVITTRLQLGNAISNYLQKFHIRGDTALHTVLYGNINNLRSAFIELIRKLPADAQEAVSLDQGHQFLESVVKHEKSQPEWVPVYCRGLNRNREWKLPNNTPETFPLCNFNKPIPNSDPRKWISQYINSSHTEKDFNFKLTKPALPPKPIFAKKVDKEEETVEEATEENNENLVLQAEYEQKLAEYKALQEKRSQFEEQNRELENKLSKYKPELIEALDDPEAYVQKLMGKIAELNKQMEEDTQIIENTKQANAQKKLQMREELKNLGTDDEEIRRIQEMEADLEGVDERIESNVMLAEKLRKKLSKIDDDVQSMYVLEQRSKELDAMVRKQEQDMVKMQEERHALRKQEERESEAVNRSFAIIYNILLQVKISCSYFSHSYLRRAVLEGSSMEKNKIK from the exons ATGGAGGAAGCTGATGCTTTCATCAGAGACGCTTGCCGACATCTTGAGTG ctcGTTTGCTGATGAAGATGAAATAGAATTCAGCACACCtcagatttttgagtttttagtaag ATGTATTTGGAAAATAGATAATAGTAGTAAACAAACAATTTCGTCATATGTATATCCAAAAGTTATAACTACCAGGCTGCAACTTGGAAACGCAATTTCTAACTATCTGCAG aaatttcacatTCGCGGAGACACCGCCCTTCACACAGTTTTATACGGCAATATCAACAATCTTCGCAGTGCATTCATTGAACTGATAAGGAAATTGCCGGCCGACGCACAAGAGGCCGTTTCTCTAG ACCAGGGTCATCAGTTTCTGGAAAGTGTAGTCAAACACGAGAAATCACAACCAGAATGGGTTCCTGTGTACTGTCGTGGATTGAACAGAAATCGGGAATGGAAATTGCCAAAT aatactcCGGAAACCTTCCCACTTTGCAACTTCAATAAACCCATCCCAAACTCTGATCCTAGAAAATGGATTTCGCAATACATAAACTCCAGTCACACAGAGAAAGACTTCAACTTCAAGCTGACAAAGCCTGCACTTCCACCAAagccaatttttgccaaaaaagtcGATAAGGAAGAAGAAACTGTTGAAGAAGCGACggaagaaaataatgaaaacttAGTTTTACAAGCTGAATATGAGCAGAAACTTGCAGAGTATAAAGCT TTACAAGAGAAACGCTCGCAGTTTGAAGAGCAAAACAGAGAGCTCGAAAATAAGCTATCAAAATACAAGCCAGAACTTATTGAAGCTCTTGATGACCCAGAAGCATACGTTCAGAAGTTGATG ggcAAAATTGCTGAATTAAATAAGCAAATGGAAGAAGACACGCAGATAATTGAGAACACAAAACAAGCCAATGCTCAGAAGAAACTGCAAATGAGAGAGGAACTGAAAAACTTG GGTACGGATGATGAAGAAATAAGGCGAATTCAAGAAATGGAAGCAGATTTGGAAGGTGTTGATGAGAGGATTGAAAGTAACGTGATGTTAGCTGAAAAGCTT agaaagaagctgtcaaaaattgatgatgATGTGCAAAGCATGTACGTACTCGAGCAAAGAAGTAAAGAACTGGATGCGATGGTTCGGAAACAAGAGCAAGACATGGTGAAAATGCAAGAGGAACGGCATGCACTCCGAAAGCAAGAAGAACGAGAAAGCGAGGCGGTCAACAGATCGTTTGCTATCATCTACAATATTCTTCTTCAGGTTAAAATTTCTTGCTCTTATTTCTCGCATAGTTATCTGAGAAGGGCTGTTTTAGAAGGGTCTTccatggaaaaaaataaaataaaataa